From Anolis carolinensis isolate JA03-04 unplaced genomic scaffold, rAnoCar3.1.pri scaffold_8, whole genome shotgun sequence, a single genomic window includes:
- the LOC134293397 gene encoding kappaPI-actitoxin-Avd3c-like: MMQSGSFVFSILTVGVLLTLWSDLLDIPGQAQAVPEKCKLPKDNGRCRASHPMYYYSADTQTCQQFLYGGCDGNDNRFVSEEECMKECGGSTA, from the exons ATGATGCAGAGTGGTTCCTTTGTCTTCTCCATCCTCACTGTAGGAGTCCTTCTCACATTATGGTCTGATCTTCTGGACATTCCTGGACAGGCTCAGGCTG taCCTGAAAAATGTAAACTTCCTAAGGATAATGGGCGTTGTCGAGCATCTCATCCCATGTATTACTACAGTGCTGACACCCAGACCTGCCAACAGTTCCTCTATGGTGGCTGTGATGGCAATGACAATAGGTTTGTTTCTGAAGAGGAGTGCATgaaggagtgtggtggaagcactG